Proteins encoded together in one Mercenaria mercenaria strain notata chromosome 18, MADL_Memer_1, whole genome shotgun sequence window:
- the LOC128550543 gene encoding protein enabled homolog: MERKKLEEKQRKEQLEKERLEKERKAKEKEELEEKQRQEQLEKERLEKEKKEMERKEVDEKLRKEQLEKEIIENEKKEKEIEDRQKKERAEKERLEKENKVKKVKGKGQKEGTRQMRKRRKYQDRERQNQMRKKLLQ, from the coding sequence atggaaagaaaaaagttagaGGAAAAGCAAAGGAAAGAACAGTTAGAAAAAGAAAGACTTGAGAAAGAAAGGAAAGCAAAGGAAAAGGAGGAGTTAGAGGAGAAACAAAGGCAAGAACAATTAGAGAAAGAAAGgcttgaaaaagaaaagaaagaaatggaAAGAAAAGAAGTAGACGAGAAACTAAGGAAAGAACagttagaaaaagaaataattgaaaatgaaaagaagGAAAAGGAGATTGAAGACAGACAGAAGAAAGAAAGAGCAGAGAAAGAGAGACttgaaaaggaaaataaagtaaagaaAGTGAAAGGTAAGGGACAGAAGGAAGGAACACGACAAATGAGAAAGAGAAGAAAGTATCAGGACAGGGAGAGACAAAATCAGATGAGGAAGAAATTATTACAATAA